From a single Bacillus pumilus genomic region:
- a CDS encoding ASCH domain-containing protein: MNQKSTIFWETYWKEKSESAPADASVSDWAFGADSDHLLDLVLQGKKTATCSGHLFYEKEQEPLPRTGQYAVILNSDEEPKAIIEITHVDVMPMNEVPEAFAKAEGEGDLSYDYWYKSHQEFFTAELKPYGLEFKEDMLLVCERFKLVYSAS, encoded by the coding sequence ATGAATCAGAAAAGCACAATATTTTGGGAAACCTATTGGAAAGAAAAATCAGAAAGTGCTCCAGCTGACGCCTCTGTTTCCGATTGGGCTTTTGGAGCAGATTCAGATCATTTGCTTGACCTTGTTTTGCAAGGGAAAAAAACAGCCACTTGTTCTGGACACCTTTTTTACGAAAAAGAACAGGAGCCGCTTCCAAGAACCGGTCAATATGCGGTCATTTTGAACAGCGATGAGGAACCAAAAGCCATCATAGAGATAACGCATGTAGATGTCATGCCCATGAATGAGGTTCCTGAAGCATTTGCAAAAGCAGAAGGTGAAGGCGATCTTTCATATGACTATTGGTACAAATCACATCAAGAATTTTTCACAGCAGAATTAAAACCGTACGGATTAGAATTTAAAGAGGACATGCTTCTTGTTTGTGAGCGATTTAAGCTTGTTTATTCAGCTTCTTAA
- a CDS encoding N-acetylmuramoyl-L-alanine amidase — MVQIYQDFIPVGNGNRPGYAMTPEYVTVHNTANTSKGADAKSHAAYVKRPTTEVSWHFTVDDHEIFQHLPLNENGWHAGDGHGSGNRKSIGIEICENEDGNFQQAVKHAQWLIQKLLKEHHIPLANVVTHQHWSGKACPRQLLSTWDEFKKGIETAGDPETVITYVVKSGDTLTSIAKAHGVTVQDLQKWNDISDPNKIQIGQVLKIYRNDAKSMYELPDGVLKVTSPLTKGEHVRLVQKALAAVYFYPDKAAANKGIDGVYGKKTADAVARFQLMNGLTSDGVYGPKTKDKLLELLNK; from the coding sequence ATGGTACAAATTTATCAAGATTTTATTCCAGTTGGAAACGGAAACCGCCCAGGGTATGCGATGACGCCTGAGTATGTGACGGTTCATAACACAGCAAACACGTCAAAGGGAGCGGATGCGAAAAGTCATGCGGCCTATGTAAAACGTCCAACGACAGAGGTCAGCTGGCATTTTACAGTGGATGATCATGAAATTTTTCAGCACCTGCCGTTAAATGAAAATGGCTGGCATGCTGGGGATGGACACGGGAGTGGTAATCGGAAGTCGATCGGAATTGAAATTTGTGAAAATGAAGATGGGAATTTTCAGCAAGCGGTTAAACATGCACAATGGCTGATTCAAAAGCTATTAAAAGAACATCACATTCCACTAGCCAATGTGGTCACACATCAGCACTGGTCTGGAAAAGCATGTCCACGCCAGCTTCTTTCTACATGGGATGAATTTAAAAAAGGAATTGAAACGGCAGGAGATCCAGAGACGGTTATCACGTATGTCGTCAAAAGCGGGGATACGTTAACGAGTATTGCCAAAGCTCACGGGGTGACAGTTCAAGATTTACAGAAATGGAATGATATTAGTGATCCGAATAAGATTCAAATTGGACAGGTTCTTAAAATTTATCGTAACGATGCAAAGAGCATGTATGAGCTGCCAGATGGGGTGTTAAAGGTGACGTCTCCACTGACAAAGGGAGAGCACGTACGCCTCGTCCAAAAAGCACTTGCTGCTGTTTATTTTTATCCTGATAAAGCAGCTGCAAATAAAGGGATCGACGGAGTTTACGGAAAAAAAACGGCGGATGCCGTAGCGCGTTTTCAGTTGATGAATGGTTTGACAAGTGATGGAGTATATGGCCCTAAAACGAAGGATAAGCTGCTGGAACTGTTAAATAAGTGA
- a CDS encoding alcohol dehydrogenase catalytic domain-containing protein, with product MKSAVFYSSEDIRYEERNRPSIGDDEVLLRLRACGLCGTDIYKATHETVPPGTVLGHEIAGDIVETGNNVRNVQSGDRVYVAHHVPCFTCDFCQKGFYTMCPQFAATNVEPGGFSEYIRVPALHVKHTMGKLPQEVSYEQGAMVEPVACCLHGFERAPVHPGDSVLILGAGQIGCIQLQLAKHYLAGKVMITDVNENRLLQARNLGVDLAFHPASEPVKDRVMKETNGKGADLVVISVGSSALLKEAFQAVARGGTILVFAHFPKGDVSIPAERFFHDEVKVVGAYSSHPYHYREALELLKAKVVNADKMVTHRYPLSQLLQAIECARHPEGESVKIMLYPDE from the coding sequence ATGAAATCAGCTGTCTTTTATTCTTCAGAGGACATTCGGTATGAGGAGCGAAACCGCCCTTCGATTGGTGATGATGAAGTGCTGTTAAGGTTGCGTGCTTGCGGATTATGCGGGACGGATATTTACAAAGCAACACATGAAACAGTCCCTCCTGGAACAGTGCTGGGACACGAAATCGCTGGTGACATTGTTGAAACCGGAAACAATGTGAGGAATGTCCAATCGGGAGACAGGGTTTATGTCGCGCACCATGTGCCTTGCTTCACCTGTGACTTTTGTCAAAAGGGGTTTTATACAATGTGTCCGCAGTTTGCAGCCACTAATGTAGAGCCAGGCGGGTTTTCAGAGTATATCCGTGTTCCTGCTTTACATGTCAAGCACACAATGGGAAAGCTCCCGCAGGAAGTCTCATATGAGCAAGGTGCAATGGTGGAGCCAGTCGCCTGCTGCCTGCACGGGTTTGAACGAGCACCTGTTCATCCAGGAGATTCAGTGCTGATCCTTGGAGCGGGGCAAATTGGCTGCATCCAATTACAGCTCGCCAAACATTATTTGGCTGGGAAAGTGATGATAACAGATGTGAATGAGAACCGGCTGCTGCAGGCGAGAAATTTAGGTGTAGACCTCGCTTTTCATCCAGCATCTGAGCCTGTGAAAGACCGAGTGATGAAAGAAACAAATGGAAAGGGAGCAGACCTCGTCGTAATATCTGTTGGGAGCAGTGCGCTTTTAAAAGAAGCGTTTCAAGCGGTAGCGAGAGGCGGAACGATTTTAGTGTTTGCTCATTTTCCAAAGGGAGATGTCTCCATTCCTGCTGAACGATTTTTCCATGATGAAGTGAAAGTAGTAGGAGCCTATTCCTCACATCCTTATCACTATCGTGAAGCCCTTGAACTTCTGAAGGCTAAAGTGGTCAACGCAGACAAGATGGTGACGCACCGTTATCCGTTAAGTCAACTGCTTCAGGCGATAGAATGTGCAAGGCACCCTGAAGGAGAAAGTGTCAAAATCATGTTGTATCCAGATGAATGA
- a CDS encoding type II toxin-antitoxin system SpoIISA family toxin, whose protein sequence is MLLFFQLTVWLLLGALAVYVFAVWRFEQKVKEKMFAIRKTWYWIYVAGAVVYWTNDPSSIFTDWMHYLIIAVFFALTDAFIFLSSYIKKLGNHELETDTHQLLEQNNDLLHSYLNKLKTYQYLLKNEPIHVYYGSVEAYIEGIERLIYSFADKMNIQAVLCPYDTQEQKDDLLRTLDQRALIQAKLDRQEVYYDDYGKLVLIPFSVADDHFVIKLTSDEIVTEFDYLLMTSLTTIYDLILPDEEEGDEDGPRTSRG, encoded by the coding sequence ATGCTATTATTTTTTCAATTGACCGTATGGTTATTGCTCGGTGCTCTTGCTGTATATGTATTTGCCGTGTGGCGCTTTGAACAAAAAGTAAAAGAAAAGATGTTTGCCATTCGTAAAACGTGGTATTGGATTTATGTAGCTGGTGCTGTTGTGTACTGGACAAATGACCCTTCTTCGATCTTCACCGATTGGATGCATTACTTGATTATTGCTGTATTTTTCGCATTAACCGATGCATTCATCTTTCTCAGCTCCTATATTAAAAAACTCGGAAATCACGAACTGGAAACCGATACCCATCAACTCCTTGAACAAAATAACGATCTACTTCATTCTTACCTCAATAAACTAAAAACGTACCAATACCTATTGAAAAACGAACCGATCCATGTATATTATGGAAGTGTAGAGGCATATATCGAGGGGATTGAGCGGCTCATTTATTCTTTTGCCGACAAAATGAATATTCAAGCGGTGCTTTGTCCATACGATACGCAGGAACAAAAAGATGACCTACTGCGGACACTTGACCAGCGAGCACTCATTCAGGCAAAGCTTGACAGGCAGGAAGTATATTACGATGATTACGGTAAATTGGTGCTCATCCCGTTTTCTGTAGCAGATGATCACTTCGTCATTAAGCTCACCTCTGATGAGATTGTCACTGAGTTCGACTATTTGTTAATGACGTCACTTACAACCATTTATGATCTAATCTTGCCTGACGAAGAGGAAGGTGATGAAGATGGACCACGCACTTCAAGGGGATAA
- the ggt gene encoding gamma-glutamyltransferase translates to MKRISLTVLSICLFVFSFFLPVSQVTANETHGNKVAVGKDGMVATAHPLASEVGADVLKKGGNAVDAAVAIQYALNVTEPMMSGIGGGGFMMVYDGKTKETSIINSRERAPQGATPDMFLTDEGKVIPFAERSTHGNAVGVPGTVKGLEAALDKWGTRSMKELIEPSIQLAEDGFEIDSVLAKAIDDHQEKLKKTAAAPIFLPNDQPLKEGDLLVQPGLAKTFKLIAKKGSKAFYEGKVAKALANTVQDFGGTMTTDDIDRYEVKTDKPIWGDYKGYQLASMPPPSSGGVFMLQMLKILDHFNLSQYDPKSFEKYQLLAETMHLSYADRAAYAGDPEFVDVPLQGLLDDDYISERASLIELDQMNRNPKEGDPWAYEDEKNPSPIVPQPEDKTIGETTHLTVADQWGNVVSFTTTIEQLFGTGILVPEYGFFLNNELTDFDARPGGANEVQPNKRPLSSMTPTIIFKDNEPVMTVGSPGGTTIIASVSQTILNLLEYDMELQDAVEEPRIYTNSPTSYRYEVGVPLDVRTKLNDMGHRFGSSPIDIGNVQALLIDRKAGTFTGVADSSRNGTAVGVNLKLSAD, encoded by the coding sequence ATGAAACGCATATCTCTAACTGTTTTGTCCATATGTCTGTTTGTTTTCTCGTTTTTTCTGCCTGTCAGCCAAGTGACGGCAAACGAAACTCATGGGAACAAAGTAGCTGTTGGGAAAGATGGCATGGTGGCTACTGCCCATCCGCTTGCATCAGAAGTGGGTGCTGATGTATTAAAGAAAGGTGGAAACGCAGTTGATGCTGCTGTAGCCATCCAGTACGCACTGAATGTGACTGAGCCAATGATGTCAGGAATTGGCGGCGGAGGATTTATGATGGTTTATGATGGGAAGACAAAAGAAACATCCATCATCAATAGTCGAGAACGAGCACCACAGGGCGCAACACCTGACATGTTTTTAACAGATGAGGGGAAAGTTATCCCGTTCGCTGAGCGGTCTACACACGGTAATGCTGTTGGTGTTCCAGGGACAGTAAAGGGTCTTGAGGCAGCATTAGATAAGTGGGGAACCCGTTCGATGAAGGAATTGATTGAGCCTTCCATTCAGCTTGCGGAGGATGGATTTGAAATCGATTCTGTCCTGGCAAAAGCCATTGATGATCATCAAGAAAAATTGAAAAAAACGGCCGCAGCACCAATCTTTCTTCCAAATGATCAGCCGCTCAAAGAGGGAGACCTTCTTGTACAGCCAGGTCTTGCAAAAACATTTAAACTCATTGCGAAAAAAGGAAGTAAAGCATTTTATGAAGGAAAAGTAGCAAAGGCACTTGCAAATACAGTCCAAGATTTTGGCGGGACGATGACAACAGATGACATTGATCGTTATGAGGTCAAGACTGACAAGCCTATCTGGGGGGACTATAAAGGATACCAGCTTGCTAGTATGCCTCCACCAAGCTCGGGCGGAGTGTTTATGCTCCAAATGCTCAAAATACTTGATCACTTTAACCTATCTCAATATGACCCCAAATCATTCGAAAAATATCAACTGCTTGCTGAAACAATGCATCTCTCCTATGCTGACCGTGCTGCATATGCCGGTGACCCCGAATTCGTAGATGTTCCACTACAAGGACTACTAGACGATGATTACATTTCAGAAAGAGCCTCTCTTATTGAATTAGATCAAATGAATCGAAACCCGAAAGAAGGAGATCCGTGGGCGTATGAGGATGAAAAAAACCCATCCCCAATTGTCCCACAGCCAGAAGATAAAACCATTGGAGAAACCACCCATTTAACTGTAGCCGATCAGTGGGGAAATGTTGTGTCCTTCACAACAACCATTGAACAGTTATTTGGTACAGGAATTCTCGTCCCGGAATATGGCTTCTTCTTAAATAATGAACTAACAGATTTTGATGCAAGACCAGGCGGAGCAAATGAAGTTCAGCCGAATAAACGTCCATTATCGAGTATGACACCGACGATCATTTTTAAAGATAATGAGCCTGTCATGACAGTAGGTTCACCGGGAGGAACGACCATCATCGCTTCTGTTTCACAAACCATTTTGAATTTGCTTGAATATGACATGGAGCTTCAGGATGCGGTTGAAGAACCAAGAATTTATACCAATAGCCCAACTTCTTATCGTTATGAAGTAGGTGTCCCTCTAGATGTGAGAACAAAGCTTAATGATATGGGGCATCGCTTTGGCAGCTCACCTATTGATATAGGAAACGTGCAAGCTTTACTCATTGATCGAAAAGCAGGAACCTTTACTGGGGTAGCTGACTCCTCGAGAAACGGAACCGCCGTTGGCGTAAATTTAAAGCTATCAGCAGATTAA
- a CDS encoding type II toxin-antitoxin system SpoIISB family antitoxin, with protein sequence MKMDHALQGDNNNRKKNPFKILKKKRHISMADYKVSPHTERIFKKNEQLLDEYKNKKA encoded by the coding sequence ATGAAGATGGACCACGCACTTCAAGGGGATAACAACAATCGTAAGAAAAACCCTTTTAAAATTTTAAAGAAAAAGCGTCATATCAGTATGGCCGATTACAAGGTAAGCCCACATACAGAACGTATTTTTAAAAAGAATGAACAGCTCTTGGATGAGTATAAAAATAAAAAGGCTTGA
- a CDS encoding PTS galactitol transporter subunit IIC, translated as MIKQAVDFILDLGPTIMLPIIMTIFGMILRQGFKKSFRAGITIGIGFVGVNLVINLLVSGLGPAAKAMVNSLGLKLDILDVGWPIGAAISFGTPVAPLMIPLVLLLNVILLSVNFTKTLNVDIWNFWHLIFAASVTYYAYHNMFLALAVGLIVSAITLKLADWTAPTIEHHFGLKGVSMAHAETVNFAPLMYASNRVIDKIPGLNKIHADPETLKKRFGIFGEPLVMGLILGIIIGLLGGYDAKGVMTLGIQMAAVLVLMPRMVALLMEGLIPISEGARSYIQKRFPGKNVYIGLDTAIVIGHPANMAVALLMVPITILLAVVLPYNGMLPFADLSVLPFTVVWAVAAARGNIIRGLINSIFTLMIVFFIATNLAPLATTMGKAVGFDFPEGANMISGIDLGSHVIPWIMVRLLDPSNPYFIAAIICALAYALLWYWVRNDIRKQYAKEMGLDQKEQ; from the coding sequence ATGATCAAGCAAGCTGTCGATTTTATATTAGACCTTGGACCAACTATTATGCTCCCGATTATTATGACGATTTTCGGTATGATTTTAAGGCAAGGCTTTAAGAAATCCTTTCGAGCCGGTATTACCATTGGCATTGGCTTTGTCGGTGTCAATCTTGTCATTAATTTACTTGTGAGCGGCCTTGGGCCAGCAGCAAAAGCCATGGTTAATTCCCTTGGGTTAAAGCTCGATATTTTAGATGTTGGATGGCCGATCGGAGCTGCTATATCCTTTGGTACACCTGTTGCCCCTTTGATGATTCCTCTTGTGCTTTTATTAAATGTCATCTTATTGTCCGTTAACTTTACGAAAACATTGAATGTGGATATTTGGAACTTCTGGCATTTGATTTTCGCAGCCTCTGTTACTTACTACGCGTATCATAATATGTTTTTGGCCCTTGCTGTTGGCTTGATCGTTTCTGCGATCACGCTTAAATTAGCGGATTGGACGGCACCAACAATCGAACACCATTTTGGATTAAAAGGCGTATCGATGGCTCATGCTGAAACGGTCAACTTCGCGCCGCTCATGTATGCGTCTAATCGCGTCATCGACAAGATTCCTGGGTTAAATAAAATTCATGCTGATCCGGAAACATTGAAGAAACGTTTTGGTATTTTTGGCGAACCGCTTGTGATGGGTCTCATACTTGGTATCATTATTGGTCTTCTAGGCGGCTATGATGCAAAAGGCGTCATGACCCTTGGTATTCAAATGGCAGCCGTTCTTGTGTTAATGCCAAGAATGGTCGCGTTATTAATGGAAGGTCTTATTCCAATCTCTGAGGGCGCTCGTTCTTATATTCAAAAACGCTTCCCTGGAAAAAATGTCTATATCGGTTTAGATACAGCGATTGTAATTGGTCATCCGGCGAATATGGCGGTAGCCCTTCTCATGGTGCCGATTACCATTTTGCTTGCTGTCGTTCTACCTTACAATGGCATGCTGCCGTTTGCAGACTTATCGGTTCTCCCATTTACGGTTGTATGGGCAGTAGCAGCCGCTCGTGGAAATATTATTCGCGGTCTTATCAATAGTATTTTTACATTAATGATCGTCTTCTTTATCGCAACGAATCTTGCACCACTTGCGACCACAATGGGCAAAGCAGTCGGATTTGACTTCCCAGAAGGGGCCAACATGATTTCAGGTATTGACCTTGGTTCCCATGTCATTCCTTGGATCATGGTGAGACTTCTTGATCCGAGCAACCCATACTTTATTGCAGCGATCATCTGTGCTCTGGCTTATGCGCTTCTATGGTACTGGGTGCGAAATGATATTAGAAAGCAGTATGCGAAAGAAATGGGCTTAGATCAGAAAGAACAATAA
- a CDS encoding PTS sugar transporter subunit IIA — translation MNNLFELDEQLIKLQYDASSREEVTTYLAERLEAGGYIKSSFLPAVLEREKTYPTGLPLATFGVAIPHTDPEHVNKPAISVATLKEPVMFHKMGSPDETVQAQIVFVLAISEPSKQLVMLEKLMTLFRKEEMMTRLSHMTSYEEAVDLLQKELNQ, via the coding sequence TTGAACAACTTGTTTGAGCTAGATGAACAGCTGATCAAGCTGCAGTACGATGCATCTTCGAGAGAGGAGGTGACCACATATTTAGCAGAACGATTGGAAGCTGGGGGATACATTAAGTCGAGTTTTTTACCAGCGGTGCTTGAAAGAGAAAAAACATATCCAACAGGCCTTCCACTTGCGACCTTTGGTGTAGCGATTCCACATACAGACCCTGAACATGTGAACAAACCGGCAATTAGTGTAGCCACTTTAAAAGAACCTGTTATGTTTCACAAGATGGGAAGCCCTGATGAAACAGTGCAAGCCCAAATTGTGTTCGTCCTAGCAATCTCTGAACCTAGTAAGCAGCTTGTGATGTTAGAAAAGCTTATGACCCTTTTTAGAAAAGAAGAGATGATGACGAGGCTGTCTCACATGACATCCTATGAAGAAGCGGTTGACTTGCTTCAAAAAGAATTAAATCAATAG
- the pdhA gene encoding pyruvate dehydrogenase (acetyl-transferring) E1 component subunit alpha produces the protein MQKQITLPDQMSHEKLADLYKQMWLVRYFDEKVDQFFAKGLIHGTTHLCVGQEASAVGSIAVLKDKDKIVSTHRGHGHCIAKGAEVNKMMAELFGRETGYCKGKGGSMHIADLEKGNLGANGIVGGGIPLATGAALTSKMKQEGFVVLCFFGDGATNEGSFHEALNLASIWDLPVVFICENNQYGMSGPVKEMINIEDISTRAESYGMPGKTVDGNDMVDIMNTVDEAVSRARAGEGPSLIEMKTYRWKGHSKSDAKKYRTREEETEWRQKDGIKRFKSLLIEMNVLTEEQAATLQEEAKQEIEASVEFAKNSKEPSIDTLLEDVYA, from the coding sequence ATGCAAAAACAAATCACTTTGCCTGATCAGATGAGTCATGAGAAATTAGCGGATTTATATAAACAAATGTGGTTAGTGAGATATTTTGATGAAAAGGTCGATCAATTCTTTGCAAAAGGACTGATTCATGGAACCACTCACTTATGTGTTGGACAGGAAGCATCAGCTGTTGGATCGATTGCCGTATTAAAAGATAAAGATAAGATCGTCAGCACTCACCGTGGACATGGTCACTGTATTGCAAAAGGTGCAGAGGTCAACAAAATGATGGCTGAATTATTCGGACGTGAAACTGGCTATTGCAAAGGAAAAGGCGGCTCAATGCATATCGCTGACTTAGAAAAAGGGAACCTTGGAGCAAATGGCATCGTTGGCGGCGGTATCCCTCTGGCAACAGGTGCGGCGCTCACATCTAAAATGAAACAGGAAGGCTTTGTCGTTCTTTGTTTCTTCGGAGATGGTGCTACAAATGAAGGCAGCTTCCATGAAGCGCTAAATCTTGCATCCATCTGGGATTTACCTGTTGTGTTCATTTGCGAAAACAACCAGTACGGCATGTCTGGCCCTGTGAAAGAAATGATCAACATTGAAGACATTTCAACAAGAGCAGAGAGCTATGGAATGCCAGGAAAAACGGTTGATGGAAATGACATGGTCGACATTATGAACACAGTAGATGAAGCAGTCAGCCGCGCAAGAGCTGGAGAAGGTCCATCACTCATTGAAATGAAAACGTATCGCTGGAAGGGTCACTCTAAGAGTGATGCGAAAAAATACCGTACACGTGAAGAAGAAACAGAATGGAGACAAAAAGACGGAATCAAACGCTTTAAGTCTCTCTTAATTGAAATGAATGTGTTGACAGAAGAGCAGGCAGCGACCTTGCAGGAAGAGGCAAAGCAGGAGATTGAAGCATCTGTGGAATTCGCTAAAAACAGCAAAGAACCGTCAATCGATACACTATTAGAGGATGTATACGCCTAA
- a CDS encoding DUF47 domain-containing protein yields MLKRKKDKFSVLLTEIAKNLDETAEYFVSYKVTNQTTLKEFSDTLKEYETKGDNHVHTMIKELNKAFITPIEREDILQLTNSLDDVLDGIEHFSATLEIYSITSSDEHIDKFSHYIRECAKEILITIELLADNRLKDIHPHAIKIKEIEHNCDNLHRKSLKNLFGKETDPIKVIQYKEIYETLEEIADSCQSVANNLETIIMKNA; encoded by the coding sequence ATGTTAAAAAGGAAAAAAGACAAGTTTTCCGTCTTGTTAACGGAAATTGCTAAAAATTTAGATGAAACTGCTGAGTATTTTGTTAGCTATAAAGTAACAAATCAAACCACTCTGAAAGAATTTTCTGACACATTGAAGGAATATGAGACAAAAGGTGATAATCATGTTCATACCATGATTAAAGAGCTGAACAAAGCCTTTATTACACCGATTGAACGTGAAGACATTCTTCAATTGACGAATAGTCTCGATGATGTTTTAGACGGCATTGAGCATTTTTCAGCAACACTGGAAATTTATTCAATTACAAGCTCTGACGAACATATCGACAAATTCAGCCACTACATCAGAGAATGTGCGAAAGAAATTTTAATCACCATAGAATTACTGGCTGATAATCGCTTGAAAGATATTCATCCGCACGCAATCAAGATTAAAGAGATTGAGCATAATTGTGACAATCTTCACCGTAAATCACTAAAGAACTTGTTTGGAAAAGAAACAGATCCTATAAAAGTGATTCAATACAAAGAAATTTACGAAACACTTGAAGAAATCGCTGATTCCTGTCAAAGTGTTGCCAACAATCTAGAAACAATCATTATGAAGAATGCGTAA
- a CDS encoding PTS sugar transporter subunit IIB yields MAKKILVSCGTAVATSTVVAKKVEETLKEKGYDVVVEQCKASEVPQKAEGADLIVTTTPVSDTKGTPVIQTLSFLTGFGIEDDIEKIIDHIK; encoded by the coding sequence ATGGCAAAGAAAATATTGGTATCATGCGGAACAGCAGTGGCAACATCAACAGTTGTTGCAAAAAAGGTTGAAGAGACGTTAAAGGAAAAAGGGTATGATGTCGTGGTGGAACAGTGTAAGGCATCTGAAGTCCCGCAAAAAGCGGAGGGCGCTGATTTAATTGTGACGACAACGCCTGTGAGTGATACAAAAGGAACGCCTGTGATTCAAACATTATCCTTTTTAACTGGATTTGGCATTGAAGATGATATTGAGAAAATCATAGATCATATTAAGTAA
- a CDS encoding inorganic phosphate transporter, which yields MDTLLILTILIVICALAFDFINGFHDTANAIATSVSTKALKPRHAIIMAAFMNFLGAMTFTGVAKSITKDIADPFTLQNGSVVILAALIAAITWNLLTWYYGIPSSSSHALIGSIAGAVIASAGFGALNYSGFIKIIQALLLSPILAFVLGYIVYTIIKIIFRNNNLAKTNKQFRRVQILTAALQSYTHGTNDAQKAMGIITMALIAGNLHTTDDIPFWVQFSCALAMGLGTSIGGWKIIKTVGGKIMKIRPVNGVSADLTGAAIIFGATFIHLPVSTTHVISSSILGVGSAHRVKGVNWGTAKRMLVTWVITLPISGTLGALIYFVLNAIL from the coding sequence ATGGACACTTTACTCATCCTTACCATACTTATTGTCATTTGTGCACTTGCTTTTGATTTCATTAACGGATTCCACGATACAGCAAATGCCATTGCCACTTCAGTTTCAACAAAGGCGTTAAAGCCTAGACATGCTATTATTATGGCTGCGTTCATGAACTTCTTAGGAGCAATGACATTTACAGGTGTGGCAAAATCCATTACAAAAGACATCGCAGATCCTTTTACACTTCAAAACGGATCTGTCGTCATTTTGGCTGCTTTAATTGCAGCTATTACTTGGAACTTGCTTACTTGGTATTACGGGATTCCGAGTAGTTCTTCACATGCACTGATCGGGTCAATTGCAGGAGCTGTCATTGCCTCTGCTGGTTTTGGCGCTTTAAACTATTCGGGATTCATTAAAATCATTCAAGCACTATTGCTTTCACCTATCCTAGCTTTCGTATTAGGATATATCGTGTATACCATTATCAAAATTATATTCCGAAACAACAATCTCGCAAAAACAAATAAACAATTCCGACGTGTTCAAATTTTAACGGCTGCACTGCAATCGTATACCCACGGAACAAACGATGCGCAAAAAGCGATGGGAATTATTACGATGGCTTTAATTGCAGGTAATTTGCATACAACAGACGACATTCCTTTCTGGGTACAATTCTCTTGTGCACTTGCAATGGGACTAGGTACGTCTATTGGCGGCTGGAAGATCATTAAGACAGTCGGCGGTAAAATTATGAAAATTCGTCCAGTAAACGGAGTATCTGCCGACTTAACGGGTGCAGCTATCATCTTCGGTGCGACATTTATTCACTTACCTGTTAGTACGACTCACGTGATCTCTTCTTCTATTCTAGGTGTAGGTTCTGCACACAGAGTAAAAGGGGTAAACTGGGGTACGGCAAAACGTATGCTTGTCACTTGGGTGATCACTTTACCGATATCAGGAACACTAGGAGCGCTTATATACTTTGTGTTAAACGCGATTCTCTAA